The Granulicella sp. 5B5 nucleotide sequence GCATGGACCGCCCCAAGACTCCGGTCGTGCTCGAGAGCGTCACCATCAACCGCAGCTAGTCCCTGCACGTATACAAGAGAGAAGGGCCTGATCTCAGGCCCTTTTTTCTTGGCACGAAGCGAATGGAACCTCGCTGCGGAAGTACCCATGTACTATGGTGGGTGCTCGACGAAAGTCAATTTCCCCCTGTAGACAAAGGTTTTCCTATGAATCGTCGTCAGTTTGCTGCCCGCTCTCTTGCAGCCTTTGCGGGGGCCACCCTTTCCCCTACGATCGACTCCGCTACAGCGCAAAGCACAGCCATTTCGACTGCCGGCTCAGCCGGTCCGTTTCCAGGCTCCATCCCCGGCTCCGTCATCCGGCAAGCCCACTTCCCTGAAGGTTTTCTCTGGGGCGTCGCCACGGCCTCCTACCAGAATGAGGGCGCGTGGAACGAGGATGGCAAAGGCGAATCCATATGGGACCGCTTTACCCATACGCCCGGCAAGGTACGCGGCAACGTCACCGGCGATGTGGCGTGCGACCAGTATCACCTTTATCCGCAGGACATCGCTCTCGCCAAGCAGCTCAACATCAAGAGCTATCGTTTCTCCATCTCGTGGCCGCGTATTCAGCCCACCGGGGTCGGCGCACCCAATATGAAAGGGATCGACCACTACAGCCGCTTCGTCGACATGCTGCTGGAGGCCGGCATCCGTCCGTGGTGCACGATGTACCACTGGGACTTGCCGCAGGCGCTGGAAGACCGCGGTGGATGGCCCAACCGCGAACTCGCCAACTACTTCGCCGACTACGCCGGCATCCTCGCGAAGCATCTCGGCGACCGCATCACCGTCTGGGCCCCCTTCAACATGCCGTGGGCCATCGCCTTCATGGGTTATGCCGCAGGGACCTTTCCGCCCTGCCGCACCAGCTTCAGCGACTTCTTGAAGGCCGCACACACGCTCGCGCTTGCGCAGGGTGAAGCGCATCGCGCTGTTAAAGCCGCCTCTCCCAAAGCCACTGTGGGCAGCGCCTACGAGATGGCACCTGCCTATCCGAAGACAGACTCCGCTGACGACCGTGCCGCCACCGAGCGTTATCACGCGATGAACAACGTCTTCTTCCTCGAAGCCGCGATGCACGGACATTACCCAAAGGCGTTCGTAGGCGAGCCACCGCTCGACATCATGGGCTTCAAACCCGGCGATGAAAAGATTCTCTACGCACCGCTGGACTGGGTGGGCTTCCACTTCTATACGCGCCGCGTGGTATCGGACGCCAGCAAAGAGAAGTTCGAGAGCGGCGGCAACTTCAGCGGCACCGAGATCGAGAGCAACTCACCCGGTGGCCGCGATCCGTACACGCGGTTCCGCGCTGCGATGCCGACCGAAGGCCCGCTCACCGAATCCGGCCTTGAAGTTTGGCCGCGAGGCATCTACGACCTCGTCACACGCATCAGCCACGACTATAACCATCCCGCCATCGAGATCACCGAGAGTGGTTGTGGCTACCTCGACGGCCCCGACGCGGAACTGCAGGGGCGCATCCCCGACGGGCGCCGCATCCTCTGGTATCGCGAGGTGCTCGCCGAACTCTCCCGCGCCATCGCGGAGGGCGCGCGCGTCCGTGCCTATCACGCTTGGACGCTGCTCGATAACTTCCAGTGGGCCGAAGGATACACCGAGCGCTATGGCCTCATCTACACCGACTTCCGCAATCAGAAGCGCACCATCAAGGACTCAGGCCATTGGTACGGGCGCGTGGCCGCGTCGAATCGCCTCGACGTCTAGCCCGCAATGGCATCACAACAAAAGCAAAGAGGCAGCCACGGCAGGCTGCCTCTTCACTCATTCGAGCCGAGCAGTTACGCGACGCCGATCACCGTGCACAGCTCTTTCACCGCAGCGGCGCTCTTGTTCAGTGCAGCCTGCTCGTCGTCCGTAAGCTTGATCTCGATGATCTGCTCCAGCCCCTTCGCGCCCAGCTTGCAAGGCACGCCAACATACAGGCCCGAGATGCCATACTCGCCCTGCAGATACGCAGCGCACGGCAGGATCTTCTTCTTGTCCTTCAGGATCGCCTCGACCATCTCCACAGCCGCAGCCGACGGAGCGTAGTACGCCGAACCCGTCTTCAGATACTTCACAATCTCCGCGCCGCCATTGGCCGTGCGATCTTCCAGGGCCTTCAGCTTCGTCGGCTCAATCAGCTCC carries:
- a CDS encoding family 1 glycosylhydrolase — encoded protein: MNRRQFAARSLAAFAGATLSPTIDSATAQSTAISTAGSAGPFPGSIPGSVIRQAHFPEGFLWGVATASYQNEGAWNEDGKGESIWDRFTHTPGKVRGNVTGDVACDQYHLYPQDIALAKQLNIKSYRFSISWPRIQPTGVGAPNMKGIDHYSRFVDMLLEAGIRPWCTMYHWDLPQALEDRGGWPNRELANYFADYAGILAKHLGDRITVWAPFNMPWAIAFMGYAAGTFPPCRTSFSDFLKAAHTLALAQGEAHRAVKAASPKATVGSAYEMAPAYPKTDSADDRAATERYHAMNNVFFLEAAMHGHYPKAFVGEPPLDIMGFKPGDEKILYAPLDWVGFHFYTRRVVSDASKEKFESGGNFSGTEIESNSPGGRDPYTRFRAAMPTEGPLTESGLEVWPRGIYDLVTRISHDYNHPAIEITESGCGYLDGPDAELQGRIPDGRRILWYREVLAELSRAIAEGARVRAYHAWTLLDNFQWAEGYTERYGLIYTDFRNQKRTIKDSGHWYGRVAASNRLDV